A genomic window from Camelina sativa cultivar DH55 chromosome 2, Cs, whole genome shotgun sequence includes:
- the LOC104755638 gene encoding FBD-associated F-box protein At5g56370-like translates to MDRISLLPNDFILQILSLLPTKDVLNTCVLSKRWRNLWKLVPRLQYIDIDKDAELWKFFLFVDRSLLLNTAPVLESLHFKFVRKCRDVDIGFWVRIAVERGLRELNLDYAHMIDEPIRRLPQSLFTCGTLVVLKLKHVSLVHVRFFVCFQLLKTLHLEYVIFLDDESPKKLLSSCPILEVLVLDREDDGVDNVGSFSVMVPSLQRFVYWGGSGSELVLDSTALKYLKLFDHGYQCKIKYLPEIVEAHVEVTCSNTDDILRSIASVKRLLLCLPLEPEFPTGSIFHQLEHLEFCTCESLWDILMSMLQQSPKLRSLKLNEIHGYVTVSRDPMLHWDEPSPVPETLTSVLEPFEWRNYRGWKIERELATFILKHSKRLKIATFSPADCTYARPELRTTVGMKYRMLTELTRLPRGSTECELVFG, encoded by the exons ATGGATCGTATCAGTTTGTTGCCCAATGATTTCATCTTGCAGATACTTTCATTGCTTCCTACAAAAGATGTCTTGAACACTTGTGTTCTGTCAAAGCGATGGAGGAATCTTTGGAAGTTGGTGCCAAGACTCCAGTACATCGATATCGATAAGGATGCTGAACTGTGGAAGTTTTTTCTATTTGTGGACAGGTCTTTGCTATTAAACACGGCTCCAGTCTTAGAGAGTTTGCATTTCAAGTTTGTTCGGAAATGCAGGGACGTAGATATTGGGTTTTGGGTTAGGATTGCAGTGGAACGAGGTTTGCGTGAGCTGAATCTCGATTATGCTCATATGATTGATGAGCCTATCAGAAGATTGCCTCAGAGCTTGTTCACATGTGGAACACTTGTGGTGTTGAAGTTAAAACATGTATCTCTTGTGCATGTTcgattttttgtatgttttcagCTGCTCAAAACGCTGCACCTGGAATATGTGATTTTCCTAGACGATGAATCTCCTAAGAAGCTTTTGTCAAGCTGTCCTATTCTTGAAGTTTTGGTCTTGGATCGAGAGGACGACGGCGTTGACAATGTGGGGAGTTTCTCTGTTATGGTGCCTTCGTTACAAAGATTTGTCTATTGGGGAGGATCTGGTTCTGAGCTTGTGTTGGATTCGACTGCTTTAAAGTACTTAAAGCTTTTCGATCATGGTTACCAGTGTAAGATTAAGTATTTGCCTGAGATTGTGGAAGCACATGTCGAGGTTACATGTTCCAACACTGATGATATCCTCAGATCTATAGCATCAGTCAAACGCCTCTTGTTATGTTTACCCTTAGAG CCTGAGTTTCCTACTGGTAGTATCTTCCACCAGCTTGAACACTTGGAGTTTTGCACTTGTGAAAGTTTGTGGGATATACTTATGTCTATGCTCCAACAATCCCCGAAACTTCGATCTCTCAAGCTTAACGAG ATCCATGGCTACGTTACTGTTTCTCGAGATCCTATGCTTCATTGGGATGAACCAAGCCCTGTTCCTGAAACGCTGACGTCTGTTCTTGAACCTTTTGAGTGGAGAAACTACAGGGGAtggaagatagagagagaactCGCAACTTTTATCTTGAAACATTCAAAACGTCTAAAGATTGCAACTTTTTCGCCAGCAGATTGCACATACGCGAGACCGGAGCTCCGCACCACAGTTGGGATGAAATATCGTATGCTCACGGAATTGACGCGTTTGCCAAGGGGTTCAACAGAGTGTGAGCTTGTCTTTGGTTAA